The DNA region TTATGGTAGCAATGACTGGGGACAAAGAAGCTTCTTTTTTGGGATTATTCACAATAGAGATTACCGCTGGATTTTGAGGATTGTTGACATCCAATGGGATATCATCAGCCGAAAGCACCATAAATATTTTTTTGGTGCTGATTTTTTTAAAAGCATTAGCCAAGGTACTTTTTACTCCCGCCGTTTGCCTGTCCGAACCTACCCCACTGATAAAAGCATCCGCCATAGCTTTGGCCGTTAAATCTGCTTTTAAGAAAGTGATAAGTACCTTGGTTTCTAAATGCTGGTATAAAGCGATTAAATGTGGGATGGTACAGTAGTCCTTATAATCTGTTTTGAGCCTCCATATCAAACCACCAATTAAGCCTTCCACGGCATCCTTAAAAAATCGAGAAGTACTGTTATTATCTGATTCCTTTAATTCCAACAAATTTTCTAACAAAACCTTTGAAATTTCATAGACACTTTCTTCATCTGGTAAATACCTTGGAGCAATGGGGTTCACTCTGTGGTAAATGGAATCAAATGAAACAATATAAAAATCAGTACTGCTTTTCTGAAATATAGGATATGCCATTTCGGTAATTTCAAAATTCTTATAGTCGTGCATGACCCCGCAAAAAGCATTTTTGCCAAAGTGTTGTAAAAAATTATAGACCACACTTTCGGTCTTACCACTCCCTGCCGCTCCAATAATAGAGACTCCCCTTCGGATATTGTCTAATACAAAACGTGAACCTTTTGTATTGAGTACCACCCTAAATTCTTCATTCTTACTCTTAGTGATGTCATCTTTGGCAAAAAAGACATACAACAAAACATTTAAGAACAAAAACGGAATAATTATATATAAAAGCATCTTCATAAATGAAGAGAAATCCAGAGCATAATACCCAATCAATGATATACCGATTATACATAGACACATCAGAAAAAAACCGTAACGTACAAATCTTATAATTAGATAAGATATACAGCATAGTGTTAAACCATATAAGATCAAGCTGTAGATTTCTTCCATAATTTACGTTCTGAAAAATTAGTCTTAAATTCCTATTGACCCTGAGTTTATCATCTTTCCAACGCCTTTTTTAAGCTTTATAAATGCTTTAAATGCCAGTTGCACTTTGTTGGTAGGTATGTTGGGAATATTAGCTCCTGATTTATAGAGCAATCTAAAAGCCATTTGTTTTTCGTTCGATGGTAAGCCCACAAGTGTGGCAAAAAACGTTTTGGGATCTTTTATAAACATATTTTTGGCTCTATAACTTTCTATAAAATTCCTATTATAGCCAAAGGTGGTGTCAAATCTTTTCTCCGCGGCTTTATAAAATTTTTCCCTATGAAATCCTTGTTTTACTTTTTTGCCATTTAAGATAGTTTCTGATTCTTTATATTTTGATCCTGGGGATAGGCTAAACGAATTGGTGTTGTCCTTTCTACTGACAATAATATGGATATGGCTTTGGTAACCTTCTTTTTGCACTCCTCTCACAATGCGTTTGCCCTGTTGTTGGTGTGGGGCTTCTTTTTCCAGTTGGGTGATTTTTCTTTCCAATTTTTTGATATTTCCTGTTGATGCCCCTTCTTGAATATCCCTTATTTTAGTTTTGAGCTGGAGTATTTTCGTAGCATAGGGTTGGTTCTCTTGAATCTTTTTGTCTTGTCCTTTATAAGTACGTTCATGCTCAAGCTTGGCATAGTATTTAATATCGTCCACCGTAATTTTTTGATCCCTATAAAAAGCATTCGCATAATCCTTCATGATTTCCCGAACATACTTTCGCAATAGTTCAGGGTTGTTATTTATATGTTTTAATTCTCGTTGGCTTGGACTGACCACCAAAGAATAAAATTTAGGATCCTTTTTGGAAAGCTTGGCCGTATTGCCATCGGTTTCGGCAATTACTTCTTCAGAACTTATATTGTCGTTGTACTGGTCAAAAAAATGTTCCTGAAGCTCTATGCTTTTATCCTGATTTTCCTTTTCCAGATAATTGACAAAATCACGGACACTTCCTTTATAGTTCATACCGGATTGTTGTTTGGTAATAGCGATATACATTTTCTATAAATTTTTTAACGTTCGTTTCAATTTTATAAGCTCTGCTTCGGTGACTTCCAATTTCAAATAGTTCTTGCCAAAATTGCTCTTAACTATTTTGACCTTATCTAGCACATTGGAAAAATCTTGTTTTACCAAATTCATTTTCTCGGTCAATCGTTCATATCTGATTTTGGGCACGGTGGCTTCTTCAATCCGTGTGTTTTGTAATTGTTTATCCATAGGATTATCTGCAAACTTTTTTTCAATGAGTATAGGTTCTTCCTTTGTTTGTGATAGGTTTTCTTCAAATAAGGACATGAGCATGGCCGTTGTCGGTTTGGTCTGTTCCTTTTCTATGCTCTTGATTATGGCGATAATCGCATCGGTCCGTTTTCTGTTTTTTACGATTTCCTCTACCATACTCCGTTCAAATCGATCAGCGGGCATAAAGCCGTGCCACTCAAAAAAATTAATGACGGTTTCCAAGGTTTCCGAATAGGATTTTGATACCTTTTTGGAAAATCGTTTGAACCTTGACAGGGTTTTTCTTTTTAACCGTACCGCTTTAAAGTCATCCATTTTTCAATCTGATCCTATGTGCATTGTGACAATTTTTTTCAATGTTTTCAAGGCTTTTCAAAGGAATTGTGACAATTTTTTAAATTATTCCGAACCTTAATTTATATCAAAACCTCCATTTTATATGGCTTTTCGAAGCAAAATAAAACTGTAGCGTTGCTTTAGCACGCTACCCTCTTGCTTCTCCATTCCGCCCCGAGTTCTCGGGGCAAAATTTTCAAACAACCGAATATCTTCGGTCGCTTTTTAAAGGTATTTTATTTACTTTAAAAATGAAAACGCGGAATGATTTGAAACAGTTCGGTTTGATAACAAATTGTAGGAATTAGTGAAAATCTACAAATAAAGACGTCAGGTTTTTCTATTTGAATGTGTTTATTTTTCAAAAAAAACAATAAAAAAGCCTCTGAATATTCAAAGGCTTTTTCTTGGTTCAAATCAAATTAGATGTTAAAAACGTATTGATAAGAATACAGATTTTTAATCGCTTCCTCTTCCAATACATCATTATAATTTAAATGATGTTCTTTGGCAAAGGTTTTAAGGTCATTCCCAAATTTACGTTCGATATCTTCCTTAGATTCCAATAGTAAACGTTGTTGGGTATTATCATCGAGGTTGTTGTAATTCAAGTAAATCATAACATAAATTTTGAATTATAACAAATCGTTATCAGCAAAACTAAAGTACTCTCCATTGGGTGTAATGATAATATGGTCTAAAACTTTAACATCCAATAATTGAGAAGCCTTTTTAATTTTTTGTGTTAACTTTTTATCCGCTTCACTTGGTTTTAAAGTACCACTTGGGTGGTTATGTGCCAATATAATCCCAACCGATAATGTTTTAAGCACAATGCCAAACAGAATTCTTATATCTACTAACGTTCCCGTTATTCCGCCATACGATAGCGGAAATATGCCCTTTATCTTATTGGAATTATTTAATAATAGAATTTTAAATGTCTCGTGCAGACCAATGGTTTTTCTGTCCCAATTTTTAAAAAGTAGCTGGGCAACTTCATCAGAACTATTTACTGATTTTGATTTTAAAGTTCCTACTTTTTCTCTATAACTTATCTGTATTTCATTAACTTTGTCTTTACTCATAGCTGAATGTTTATTTTGGAATTCGTGAATCTTCGATTTCATTGTTTTTCTTTTTTAGGATTAATAATGAAAAGAGGGTGCATCTTACCACAGTAACACCCTCTTTTATTTTTGGTTCTTACTTACTGGGCTTTTCGTTTAATAGTAAGATTTCATTGGCTATAATCTCCGTTACGTATCGTTTTTCATCTTTGGCTTCATAGCTTCTCGTCTTTAGTTTGCCTACGACACCAATTTCTTTACCTTTGTTTACAAACTTTGCGATAATGTCCGCAGTCTTGCCCCATGCTATGACCGTATGCCAATTGGTTTCCGTTTGTTTTTCTCCCTTGCTATTTTTGTAGTTCTCATTGGTTGCCAATGATAAGCGGGCAACTTTCTTGCCACTTTCAAGGTTCGTAATGGTTGGTTCTTGTCCAACATTTCCGATTAACTGTACATGATTTTTAATTGTGCTCATAATAAAAGATTTAAATGATTAATAATTCCCCTTTTTAATTTAAACCGAAATCAATTTTAAGGGGTGTTTGTATGATTTCTTTCGTGCAGAGCACAATAGATGAAGTGGGTTTTGTCAAGACTTTTAGAAAACAAATCAGGTGAGTCTGCGACGTAGTAAAATCCTTGGATTTTCAGGGAAGTAGAAACCTTATTTTTTTCTAAAACTTTGTATAGTCTTTACAAGTTCCATAACGGCATTAGCAATTCTTTTAAAGCCATTTGTGACGAGAGCGTTACCGACAGTTAAGCGAATAGAACAAATGGATTTAATTTAGAATTGGTTATGTCATGCCTGTTTTTCGCTGTCCCGAAAAACAATAAAGGCTTCATCTATTATAAACCCCTTAAAATTGTGAGCCAAATACTTAATTTTTAGGGACTCTCGACAAAGACTAAAGAAGGCTTTGTTGAGAATTTCGTTAAGAAAATAATGTGTTTCGCTTTCCGCTGAAAAGCGAACTTCCTTCTGAAGTTTATAAGGTTCGATATTCAATCCAATAATGAACACAGGAACAAAAAATATATTGAAGATTATAAACTTCAGAAGGATGTTTAAGACTTTTTTTATAGAGAAGCTCTTTGTCCGAAATGCTCCCGATAGCAATCGGGAGGAGCGACAATGTGCTGAACGAAATAGTATGGCTGTAGTATAATTAAAACTCCAGTTTTGAAAGGTTCTGGAGAAACCTTTTGCAATTTTTCTTTAAACCTTGGCATATATTTCATCAAACAATCTTTTATCCAATTTTTCTTGTTGTGAAAAGGTTTTTTTCAAGGTATTATGAAGCATCCAATTGAAAGCATTGTAACCTACCCATAAATTCGGTTTTGAGTAAATCGGAATTAGTTCGTTTTCAATTAGATCAATAACCTCACGTGATTTTTTTGATGGGTCTTCGTTCTTATCACTACATTCATATCGGAACAGTTTTGTGCTTTTAAGAATTTCCTTAACGAATGCCTTGGTGTCAATGATTTCAATTTCTTCCATTTCTTTAAATTTTCGAGTAACTTGGTAATATTCGTTATTTAAAAATTTATCGAACAATAGATTAAGGCTGGGCATTATCATATTGACACTATTTTTCGTATGTCTAATTGAGAAAGCTATTTCTGATTGTGATACATGAAGTCCATTTGTACATACTTCTCTATAAAACCCAAAATGTCCAGAAGTTTTTTCACTTCCATCGTAGGAGTTTTTAAAACGTAACATAGGTAAAATCTTATCCTGTGCATTCTTTAACGAGAACTGATTATCATTCTCGATTATAAAATCGGTTATAAATGACCTATCGTTTCTATTTATTGTACGTTTATAATATTTTAGATTCGCATCTATCAATAGCTGCTCGGCTTTATTGAAAAAGAGTTCATTTGGAATATGACCATACCTCTTTGATACCACATTAACAATCTTGCCATTGGAAATAATGGCATTTTCCATTCCTCTTCTCGGTGTGATTCCCGTAATACTTTGTAAAGATTTTATTTCCGATGGAACGAAAATCTCATCTTGTTGTAAATTTTGTAAATACATACTATTTGATTTATGGTCTGTCAATTAACAGACCTGATTAAAAAAAGAAAACCTACTCTTTCGAGCAGGTTTTCATTGTTCAAGAAATTTTAAAAATTAACTACAGTTCAAATTGTACAATCTGTTCTTCAATTTCAGATTTACGCTGTTCCAATGTGGACTGTAAATGAGTTGTTACCAACTTTATCAAATTCGTATTGGTCGTCTTGAATTCCAGATTACGGGAATCTTTAAGGAAAAACGAACCTGAACCATCCTGATTGTAATTGAACTTTGTAAGTTCGGTCAACGTTTGAGCTAGTCGTTCGCGATTTGCTGCCAAACCTTTCAATTTCTCTAATCTTTGGATTCGGTCATCCAAATTGATTGTTGGTTTTTTGGCAATAATTGCCTTTTCATGGACAACGGTTTTTCCGATAGCGTCATCAGTTAACTTCTTTTGTACTTCCTTCTTAACGGTTGCATTTTCTTTTTTTGCTGTTCCGTTTTGCTTTGCTAATTTTTGCATAATTAAAATTTTTAAAGATTAAACAATATTTGAGCATTACGCAAACGGAAGACAAAATTTTGGAGCGTAAAGGAAACGGGATAAATAGTGAGCAACGAACGGTTTATGCCGTCCCTTTTTCGAGAAATATTTTGCGACGTTTATATTTCGGTAATATTGTATATATACTATAACTTCTTACTCAAAAGACAATTATTTAAAAGTCAAATTTAATTTGTTTCCGAATGATGTCATTTAAAATCAATTGATTAGATTTGTCACTTAGAAAGCTTAAAACGCTCACTTTGATGTCTTAATTGATGTCCTATTTTTAAAATAGAGAAATAAAATACTGGTATATAAGGGAATAGGTTTTAATTTCGAATCCTGCCACCCCGACAAAAGAAAACTTTTCATTTTCAATGAAAAGTTTTTTTGTTTTATAAAGATTTTAAACGTGTTGAAAGAAGTAAGAACAAAAATAATCCTACCCATCCGAAAAAGATGTTTAGAGAATATTTATGGTATGTACATTTTAATCAATATCTCACTAAGTTTTTCTATTTGTAATTTTAGTATTGACCTAATTATCTAGTTGTCTTTAATTTTCGAATAAGTTGTAAAGTTTCTTTTATTATATTAGCTAGTCCTTTAAATCTTTATTCGCTAGAATTTCTTTTATCTTACAACTCTACTTTACTCATTATTATTTATTAAAAATCTTCTATTAATAACAAAAATGGAAAAGGTATATTGCTCCGTATCAAAAAACTATAAATTGATGTGCATAAGCATATTAGTGAATATTAGTAGTTGTTATAAAAGTCTCAAATTTGCCGAAACAACCATTTTTAAAATTTTAGCATTAAAAAAGGTATTTTGAAAATAAATCTGTAATATATACTCTTTATAAATAATGAAACATTGATAGTTTTTTTAAAACTTAAAAAAGATATAACCAAATGAAAATAAATTCAGTTAACTGGGATTTGATTATAGATTCTCCAGGAAGAATCAATATTATTGGAGAACATACCGACTATAATTATGGCTTTGTTCTGCCAACTGCTATTGATAAAAAAATTCAGTTTAAATTCAATAAAAATGGTAGTCAAAACACTTGTAATATACATAGTAATAATTTTAATGTAGGTTTTACTTTTGAACTGGACGCCGTAAGTAAAAGCGACAAACAATGGGAAAATTATATTTTAGGCGTTATTCATGAATTACAACAATTATCTGATAAATTAAAAGGATTTGATTGTGTGTTGGATAGTGATATTCCAGTTGGTTCAGGTGTTAGTTCTTCGGCAGCTTTAGAATGCGGTTTGGCATTTGGTTTGAATGAATTATTTAATCTAGAGTTGTCTAAACAAACCATTGTAGAATTATCACAAAGAGCGGAACACAATTATGTAGGTACTAAATGTGGAATTATGGACCAGTTCGCATCCGTAATGAGCAAAAAAGATCACATAATCCTTTTAGATTGCCAATCGTTGGATTATCAATATGTACCCATTAAAATAGAACCTTATAAAATACTGTTATTGAATACTAATGTCTCTCATAATTTGGCTTCGGGGGAATATAATGTTCGTAGGGGCCAATGTGAACAAGGAGTGGAAATCATTAAGCAAAAATATCCTAACGTAAATTCTTTACGCGATGTTTCCTGTTCAATGTTAGATGAATTTAAGACCGAACTTTCAGAAGTAATCTTTAATAGATGTAAATACGTAGTTGAAGAAAAAGAGCGTGTTTTACAAGCAGCTGAGGCATTAAAAAATGGTCAACTCAATAAACTCGGCGAATATATGTATAAAACCCATGATGGATTACAGCATCTTTATGAGGTAAGTTGCCCGGAATTAGATTTTTTAGTTGATTTTTCTAAAAATTATGATGAAGTTATCGGTGCTAGAATGATGGGCGGTGGTTTTGGTGGCTGTACCATTAACATTATACATCAAGATATTGTAGTTAATTTTGTTGAAGAAGCCTCAAAGGCGTATTACGATAAATTCGATATTAAACTTACCGCTTTTGAAGCTATGCCATGTGGTGGAACTTCAAATTACTTGTAAAAAAAATATTAGTTTCAAATTTTGTTCACAAAATCTTTATATATAGGCTTTGGTGAAATTTTTTAAGACGGTATTAATATAGTTAACGCAAATAAAGAAAAGAGCTTTAGCTTCATATAATTTTTTTGATTTAACATATCTTTTTAGAAAACCATAAGTACTACTCTCGGAAATTTAAAAAAGATGCTAACCAATTTGACAACAATAATTATAAATATATCAGTACTATTTTCATTATTATTAATTTTGTATTTTACTTTAAATTAATTATTGAATGATAATTACTTATAAATATCAAATACTATCAACTATAGCTTTAATTGCTATATTACTAATAATAGGTCAATTGATAAAATTAGCCATTAGAAAATTTACACTTCTAAAAGCTATAGACTTAAATAGAAGAAAAGTTATCTTAAATTTACACTATTTAATTTTATATATACTCTTTGCTGTTTTTATCGCTATTATTTGGGGTGTAAAACCTAGGGAATTTACTGTTTTTATATCTTCTATTTTAGCGGTATTGGGTGTTGGCTTTTTTGCACAATGGTCTATTTTATCTAACCTTACTGCTAGCGTTATATTGTTTTTTAGTCATCCTGTAAGAATTGGCCACAGAATAAGAATTATTAACAAAGATTATGATTGGGTAGGCACAGTAATGGACATTTCTGGATTTTTTGTTTTTATGAAAACCGACAAAGGGGAAAATATTACCATACCAAATTCTATTGTCTTACAGCACGGTATTGAAATTTTAGACGATACAGAAGATGATATTGGATAATATTTCTATTTTTGCCAACCAATTTCGGGGCGTAGCTTAGTCCGGTTAAAGTGCTGGTCTGGGGGACCAGAGATCGGAGGTTCGAATCCTCTCGCCCCGACTATTAAAGCCAAAGATTTTTTTCGATTTTTGGCTTTTTTATTTATCAAAAAATGCTAAAGCTGAAATACCTTCTTCATTAACATCCACTTTTCTCCCGGTTCTGCCATAGGAAGTGCTTGCTGATACTTCCACATTAATTCTTCCCATTTTTCATTTTCGGGATATTTGGCATCTATTGCTGCTTTCTTTTCAAAAGAAAAACTATCATCTACTTCCATAATCATAAACATACGATTGCCAACTCTATAGATTTGCATATCTAAAATGCCCGATTCTTTAATACTCTGAATTATCTCAGGCCATACTTCTTTGTGATAATTTTCATAAGCTTTTATTAGCTTTTCATCATCTACCAAATCTAATGCTAAACAGTGTCTTTTCATGTTAAATGATTTTATGCAACATTTTTAGTTTCGTGCTTTTTAAAAACAGTATAACCGTACCAAGCAATATAGATAAAACAAGCCAAAGGCAAGATAAAAGAGAAGTTTACCTCTGAAACCCCAGCTATCGTAGTATCTGCAACTCCGTTACCTCCAGCATCTATTATCATTCCTTGTAATTTTGGCATTAAGGCTCCACCTACAATAGCCATAATTAAACCTGCGGAACCCACTTTAGATTGATCTTCTGTTAAATCGCCCAATGCAATACCATATATGGTTGGAAACATTAATGACATAAAGAAAGATATAGATACCAAGCAATATAGACCTACAATTCCTTCTATAAACATTGTTCCAAGAGAGAATAATAATGAAAATATTGCAAAATACATTAGCAGTTTACCTGAACTTATAAAACGGAGCATATAAGTACCAATAGCACGACCAATGAAGAATATTATAAAAACAGCTATTTGGTAGTAACCTGCGGTAACGCTATCCATACCAATCGCTTCGGCATAATGATAAATGTAGGTCCAACACATAATTTGAGCTCCTACATATAAGATTTGAGCTAACACACCTAATACGTATTTTTTATTCCTTCCGAGTGTTTTAAAAGTATCTACAATACTAGGCATACTGCCTTCATCTTTTGATTGTGGCATTTTGCTAACTACGAATAGCACAAAAACACCAATTAAAACTAACCCTAAAATAACATATGGGTTTCTGATTACCATTAAATCTGAAGTTTTCACTAAAACCTTAGAAGCCTCATCCAATGCACTAAAATCATCTATATCGTCAGATTGTAAATTTTTCAATACAAATTGCTGTGCTACCAATACACCTGCAATCAACCCTACTGGATTAAAAGCTTGAGCCAAATTCAAACGTTGCGTCGCAGTTTCCTTTGCCCCCATTGCTAATATGTAGGGGTTTGCTGCCGTTTCTAAAAATGCCAATCCGAACGTTAAGACGTATAACCCTAAACAAAAAAATAAAAAACTTTCTGACTGTGCGGCTGGATAAAACAACAATGCCCCAGTGGCATACAATGCCAACCCAATTAAAATACCAACTTTATAGGAGTATTTACGCATAAACATCGCTGCTGGTAATGCCATGCAAAAATAGCCTCCATAAAATGCCATCTGCACCCAGGCTGCTTCAGAGTTAGTAAGCTCTAATACTTTTTGAAATGCCTTTACCATGGGGTCAGTAACGGCATTTGCAAATCCCCATAAAACAAATAAGGAAGTAACCAATATAAACGGAATAAGCATCTTTTTAGATACTACTGGTATTTTGTTTGTTGTACTCATAATTAGGTGTGGTTTTAAAATTGGGTGTAAAATGTTTTATTTTAATAGTTGATTTATTCAGTCAGTAACGATCTATCTAAATGAACATATCCGCCATCAACAAAAATAAACTGTCCGGTTGTATGCGATGATTTTTCTGATATTGTAAATAAACAAGTATTAGCTATTTCTAACGGAGTTGTCATTCTATGTCCTAAAGGGATTTTTTTTACAATCTCCTTTAATTTTTCTTCTCCATTTTCTAGGGTTTTAATCCAGGTATCATAGGCAGGTGTCCAACTTTCAGCAATTAGGATAGCATTAGAGCGTATTCCGAATTTAATCAAATCAACTGCCCACTCACGTGTAAGTCCGAGTACCCCACCTTTAGATGCCGCATAACCAGAAGTACCTCCTTGCCCTGTCAAAGCTACTTTAGAACCAATATTAAGAATATTTCCTTTTGATTTTTTTAAAAAAGGTAAAGCATATTTTACCACTAAAAAATAGCTTACCATATTCAGTTTTAATGAACTCATAAACTCCTCATAAGTAGCATCTAATCCTACCCCATCGTTCACACCCACATTGTTTATTACAACATCAATTCTGTTGTACTTTTCAGTAATGGCTTTTACAGCATTCTTAATTTCATTAGGTTTAGTAACATCAGTTTGGCAAAAAATAGCATCAATACCTTTGGCTTGAATTTCTTTAACATATTCAATGCCCCTTTCATTTCTATCAATAATGGCCGGTATGGCACCTTCATTGACCAATTGCTGTAAGATGGTCTCCCCGATACTTCCTTCCAAGCCTGCAGCTCCAGTTATTACAACAATTTTATTTTTTAAGTTTAAATTCATTCTGATTGTTTATTTGGTAATCTTTATCCACAAAAATTTTCTTACAAAATCACAAAGTCGTTTGTTGTTCAAAATTGTTTAAGGCCACCCTCATCCCATTATCCAAAATAGTATTGAGATGGTCAACAATTACTAACCGTATGCCTTTATATTTATTTAAGTCCTCCTCCCAAAAATCAACATTTGCCAAAACCTTTTTTGTAAGGTCTTCTATTTCTAAATCTCCTCTATCATGTAATTCCCAGAGATTGGTAAAAAAATCTAAAACTTTTTTATCATCCTTTAGAGCAATTTTTTCTCCACATCGATCTCCTTTGTAAAAAGCAATGAGTGCCGCTAAAGAAAATAACAACTTTTTTGGCAAAGCATTTTCTCTTTTAATAAATTCTACAACAGAAGGCAAAACCCTTGTTTTGTACTTGGCAACAGCATTTAAGGAAATACTCATCAATTCATGCTCCAAATAAGGGTTTTTGAACCTATCCAATACATCATTTGCAAATTGGTCTAATTCCTTTTTAGAAAAATCTAATGTAAGGCAAATTTCATTAAAAATGGCTTCCTTTAAAAATTTCCCCACACTTACATCCTCTAAACTCTCACGTACTTTATCAATTCCGGACAGATAACCTACAGGTACTAAGGTGGTATGTGCCCCATTTAAAATTCGCACTTTTAGTGTTCTATAATTTTGAAGATTAGTAACAAATTTTACGTTTAAATCAGTTTTATCAAAAGGTAATTCTTTTTTTATGCTTTCTGAGTCTTGAGTTTCAATTATCCAACTATGATATATTTCTCCTGCAACAACTAATCTATCGCGATACTGCAATTTATTTTCTATTTCAACTATTCTGTTTTTAGGATATCCAGAAACAATTCTATCTACCAAAGTATTGCAAAAAAGATTAGCTTTCAAAATCCAATTTTTAAATTTAT from Aureibaculum sp. 2308TA14-22 includes:
- a CDS encoding JAB domain-containing protein is translated as MKSKIHEFQNKHSAMSKDKVNEIQISYREKVGTLKSKSVNSSDEVAQLLFKNWDRKTIGLHETFKILLLNNSNKIKGIFPLSYGGITGTLVDIRILFGIVLKTLSVGIILAHNHPSGTLKPSEADKKLTQKIKKASQLLDVKVLDHIIITPNGEYFSFADNDLL
- a CDS encoding DUF932 domain-containing protein, with protein sequence MYLQNLQQDEIFVPSEIKSLQSITGITPRRGMENAIISNGKIVNVVSKRYGHIPNELFFNKAEQLLIDANLKYYKRTINRNDRSFITDFIIENDNQFSLKNAQDKILPMLRFKNSYDGSEKTSGHFGFYREVCTNGLHVSQSEIAFSIRHTKNSVNMIMPSLNLLFDKFLNNEYYQVTRKFKEMEEIEIIDTKAFVKEILKSTKLFRYECSDKNEDPSKKSREVIDLIENELIPIYSKPNLWVGYNAFNWMLHNTLKKTFSQQEKLDKRLFDEIYAKV
- a CDS encoding single-stranded DNA-binding protein; amino-acid sequence: MSTIKNHVQLIGNVGQEPTITNLESGKKVARLSLATNENYKNSKGEKQTETNWHTVIAWGKTADIIAKFVNKGKEIGVVGKLKTRSYEAKDEKRYVTEIIANEILLLNEKPSK
- a CDS encoding mechanosensitive ion channel domain-containing protein; the encoded protein is MIITYKYQILSTIALIAILLIIGQLIKLAIRKFTLLKAIDLNRRKVILNLHYLILYILFAVFIAIIWGVKPREFTVFISSILAVLGVGFFAQWSILSNLTASVILFFSHPVRIGHRIRIINKDYDWVGTVMDISGFFVFMKTDKGENITIPNSIVLQHGIEILDDTEDDIG
- a CDS encoding type IV secretory system conjugative DNA transfer family protein — its product is MEEIYSLILYGLTLCCISYLIIRFVRYGFFLMCLCIIGISLIGYYALDFSSFMKMLLYIIIPFLFLNVLLYVFFAKDDITKSKNEEFRVVLNTKGSRFVLDNIRRGVSIIGAAGSGKTESVVYNFLQHFGKNAFCGVMHDYKNFEITEMAYPIFQKSSTDFYIVSFDSIYHRVNPIAPRYLPDEESVYEISKVLLENLLELKESDNNSTSRFFKDAVEGLIGGLIWRLKTDYKDYCTIPHLIALYQHLETKVLITFLKADLTAKAMADAFISGVGSDRQTAGVKSTLANAFKKISTKKIFMVLSADDIPLDVNNPQNPAVISIVNNPKKEASLSPVIATIMHTITKQMSERYQNPSFVLLEEASTIRLLNMHRIPATLRSYDIVTLYVLQDKIQNDMMYGDKPSRAILSNLSYQFFGKANDPDTAKYYERFFEIVKKETRSINKGYNLNFDTRVTKGEKEVAKTRADAFFRLKQGEFVTFADGKDKRVQFKFPKIKKSLPEFKEFNGANLDSNFLKIHAEAKSIFE
- the mobB gene encoding MobB family relaxase, with protein sequence MYIAITKQQSGMNYKGSVRDFVNYLEKENQDKSIELQEHFFDQYNDNISSEEVIAETDGNTAKLSKKDPKFYSLVVSPSQRELKHINNNPELLRKYVREIMKDYANAFYRDQKITVDDIKYYAKLEHERTYKGQDKKIQENQPYATKILQLKTKIRDIQEGASTGNIKKLERKITQLEKEAPHQQQGKRIVRGVQKEGYQSHIHIIVSRKDNTNSFSLSPGSKYKESETILNGKKVKQGFHREKFYKAAEKRFDTTFGYNRNFIESYRAKNMFIKDPKTFFATLVGLPSNEKQMAFRLLYKSGANIPNIPTNKVQLAFKAFIKLKKGVGKMINSGSIGI
- a CDS encoding L-rhamnose mutarotase, with amino-acid sequence MKRHCLALDLVDDEKLIKAYENYHKEVWPEIIQSIKESGILDMQIYRVGNRMFMIMEVDDSFSFEKKAAIDAKYPENEKWEELMWKYQQALPMAEPGEKWMLMKKVFQL
- a CDS encoding BfmA/BtgA family mobilization protein, encoding MDDFKAVRLKRKTLSRFKRFSKKVSKSYSETLETVINFFEWHGFMPADRFERSMVEEIVKNRKRTDAIIAIIKSIEKEQTKPTTAMLMSLFEENLSQTKEEPILIEKKFADNPMDKQLQNTRIEEATVPKIRYERLTEKMNLVKQDFSNVLDKVKIVKSNFGKNYLKLEVTEAELIKLKRTLKNL
- the galK gene encoding galactokinase, which translates into the protein MKINSVNWDLIIDSPGRINIIGEHTDYNYGFVLPTAIDKKIQFKFNKNGSQNTCNIHSNNFNVGFTFELDAVSKSDKQWENYILGVIHELQQLSDKLKGFDCVLDSDIPVGSGVSSSAALECGLAFGLNELFNLELSKQTIVELSQRAEHNYVGTKCGIMDQFASVMSKKDHIILLDCQSLDYQYVPIKIEPYKILLLNTNVSHNLASGEYNVRRGQCEQGVEIIKQKYPNVNSLRDVSCSMLDEFKTELSEVIFNRCKYVVEEKERVLQAAEALKNGQLNKLGEYMYKTHDGLQHLYEVSCPELDFLVDFSKNYDEVIGARMMGGGFGGCTINIIHQDIVVNFVEEASKAYYDKFDIKLTAFEAMPCGGTSNYL